From the genome of Yersinia enterocolitica, one region includes:
- a CDS encoding RNA polymerase sigma factor RpoS has protein sequence MSQNTLKVNELHEDADFDENSTETEIFDEKALVEDEPTESELAEDELLAQGVTQRVLDATQLYLGEIGYSPLLTAEEEVYFARRALRGDVPSRRRMIESNLRLVVKIARRYSNRGLALLDLIEEGNLGLIRAVEKFDPERGFRFSTYATWWIRQTIERAIMNQTRTIRLPIHIVKELNVYLRTARELSHKLDHEPSAEEIAEQLDKPVDDVSRMLRLNERITSVDTPLGGDSEKALLDILSDENENGPEDTTQDDDMKQSIVKWLFELNAKQREVLARRFGLLGYEAATLEDVGREIGLTRERVRQIQVEGLRRLREILQTQGLSIEALFRE, from the coding sequence ATGAGCCAAAATACGCTGAAAGTTAACGAGTTGCATGAAGATGCTGATTTTGATGAAAACAGTACGGAAACTGAAATTTTCGACGAAAAAGCATTAGTAGAGGATGAACCTACTGAAAGCGAGTTAGCAGAAGATGAGCTGTTGGCGCAAGGTGTTACCCAGCGAGTGCTGGACGCGACGCAGCTCTATCTTGGTGAGATTGGTTATTCGCCGCTGTTAACCGCAGAAGAAGAGGTTTATTTTGCCCGGCGTGCATTGCGCGGTGATGTGCCTTCACGTCGGCGTATGATTGAAAGTAACTTGCGGTTGGTGGTGAAGATCGCCCGCCGTTACAGTAATCGCGGTTTAGCACTGCTGGATTTGATTGAAGAGGGAAACCTCGGTCTTATTCGGGCGGTGGAAAAATTTGATCCTGAACGCGGTTTCCGTTTCTCCACTTATGCCACTTGGTGGATTCGTCAAACGATTGAACGGGCGATAATGAACCAAACCCGGACCATCCGTTTACCTATCCATATCGTTAAAGAATTAAACGTTTATTTGCGTACTGCACGAGAACTTTCTCATAAATTGGATCATGAACCGAGCGCTGAAGAGATTGCTGAGCAACTCGACAAACCGGTTGATGACGTGAGCCGTATGTTACGTCTGAACGAACGTATCACTTCTGTTGATACACCGTTAGGCGGCGACTCAGAGAAAGCCTTGTTAGATATTCTGTCCGACGAAAATGAAAATGGTCCAGAAGATACAACGCAAGATGACGATATGAAGCAAAGTATCGTTAAATGGCTGTTTGAATTGAATGCTAAACAGCGCGAAGTGCTGGCCCGTCGTTTTGGTCTTTTAGGATATGAAGCAGCAACGCTGGAAGATGTTGGCCGTGAAATTGGTTTGACGCGTGAGCGTGTCCGCCAGATTCAGGTTGAAGGCTTACGTCGTTTGCGGGAAATTTTGCAAACACAAGGCTTGAGCATTGAGGCGTTGTTCCGTGAATAA
- a CDS encoding murein hydrolase activator NlpD translates to MSTGSPMITLRRVAACTVMSLWLVGCSNDSSTSAPISSVGGDRSGTMLSGSDTNSSGSRIVYNRSYNSIPKGSYNGNTYTVKRGDTLFYIAWITGNDFRDLAAKNNIAEPYSLNVGQSIQLGNGSGGGMLAATDATSGGMTKPPANIQNTTTTVDSQSTSAYSGNSGKQNVGKMLPASGAVVASTAPVTAPSSTISDPTSNGGPVSSWKWPTEGKTIDSFSASEGGNKGIDIAGSRGQPIFATANGRVVYAGNALRGYGNLIIIKHNDDYLSAYAHNDTMLVREQEEVKAGQKIATMGSTGTSSVRLHFEIRYKGKSVNPLRYLPQR, encoded by the coding sequence ATGAGCACGGGAAGCCCAATGATTACATTACGCCGGGTAGCGGCATGTACGGTTATGAGTTTATGGTTGGTAGGTTGTAGTAATGACTCCTCAACATCTGCGCCAATCAGCAGTGTTGGCGGTGATCGTTCAGGGACCATGCTAAGTGGCTCGGATACGAATAGTTCCGGTAGCCGCATCGTTTATAACCGTAGTTACAACAGTATCCCCAAGGGAAGTTACAACGGTAATACCTATACCGTTAAGCGTGGTGACACGCTGTTTTATATTGCCTGGATAACCGGGAATGACTTCCGTGATCTGGCAGCAAAAAACAATATTGCTGAGCCATATAGCCTGAATGTTGGACAATCTATCCAGTTGGGTAATGGGTCGGGTGGTGGAATGTTAGCCGCGACCGATGCCACATCAGGTGGAATGACAAAACCGCCGGCAAATATTCAGAACACAACTACAACGGTTGATTCTCAATCAACTAGCGCGTATTCTGGAAACTCGGGTAAACAGAATGTTGGTAAAATGTTACCAGCGTCAGGGGCAGTTGTCGCATCGACCGCACCTGTTACCGCGCCAAGCAGTACCATCAGTGATCCAACCAGTAATGGTGGTCCAGTCAGTAGCTGGAAATGGCCAACTGAGGGTAAAACGATCGATAGCTTCTCGGCTTCCGAAGGGGGCAATAAAGGGATAGATATCGCCGGTTCTCGTGGGCAACCCATCTTCGCTACAGCAAACGGGCGAGTTGTGTATGCTGGGAACGCACTGCGTGGTTACGGTAATCTTATTATCATCAAACATAATGATGATTACCTGAGCGCCTACGCTCATAACGATACAATGCTGGTCCGGGAACAAGAAGAAGTGAAGGCGGGTCAAAAAATAGCAACCATGGGTAGCACCGGAACCAGTTCAGTTAGATTGCATTTTGAAATTCGTTACAAGGGGAAATCCGTAAACCCGCTGCGTTACCTTCCGCAGCGATAG
- the pcm gene encoding protein-L-isoaspartate(D-aspartate) O-methyltransferase (catalyzes the methyl esterification of L-isoaspartyl residues that are formed in damaged proteins): MVNKRMQTLLMLLRQQGIHDERLLQAIEAVPRERFVDEALSHKAYENTALPIGSGQTISQPYMVARMTELLQLTPTSRVLEIGTGSGYQTAILAHLVEHVCSVERIKGLQWQAKRRLKQLDLHNVSTRHGDGWLGWASRGPFDAIIVTAAPPEIPSALLEQLDEGGILVLPVGEQAQTLKCVQRRNNEFQIETVEAVRFVPLVKGELA, encoded by the coding sequence ATGGTAAATAAACGCATGCAGACATTGTTGATGCTGTTACGTCAGCAAGGTATTCACGACGAGCGCTTGTTACAGGCGATCGAAGCGGTGCCGCGCGAGCGTTTTGTTGATGAGGCGTTGTCCCATAAGGCATATGAGAATACAGCTCTACCTATAGGTTCAGGGCAAACTATTTCTCAGCCGTACATGGTGGCACGGATGACCGAATTGTTGCAATTGACACCGACTTCTCGGGTATTAGAGATAGGTACCGGTTCTGGCTATCAGACCGCAATTTTGGCGCATTTAGTCGAACATGTCTGTTCAGTTGAACGAATCAAAGGGTTACAGTGGCAGGCAAAGCGTCGCCTAAAGCAACTGGATCTGCATAATGTCTCCACCCGCCATGGTGATGGCTGGTTAGGTTGGGCATCACGCGGGCCATTTGATGCGATCATTGTCACAGCAGCTCCACCAGAAATTCCAAGTGCCTTACTTGAACAATTGGATGAAGGTGGGATATTAGTTCTTCCCGTTGGGGAGCAGGCTCAAACCTTGAAATGTGTGCAACGCCGTAACAATGAATTCCAAATTGAGACGGTAGAGGCCGTGCGTTTTGTTCCTTTGGTTAAAGGTGAATTGGCCTGA
- a CDS encoding 5'/3'-nucleotidase SurE, whose amino-acid sequence MLRILLSNDDGISAPGIQALAAALREFAQVQIVAPDRNRSGSSNALTLDCALRITTLSNGDIAVQQGTPTDCVYLGVNALMRPRPDIVVSGINAGPNLGDDVIYSGTVAAAMEGRHLGFPALAVSLNGHQHYATAAAVTCRLLRALQQKPLRTGKILNINVPDLPLSEIKGIRVTRCGSRHPAEQVFCQQDPRGQDLYWIGPPGEKFDVAPDTDFAAIEQGYVSITPLQVDLTAYAAQDVVENWLANITG is encoded by the coding sequence ATGCTGCGGATATTGCTGAGTAACGACGACGGTATTTCTGCGCCAGGGATACAAGCGCTCGCCGCTGCATTGCGCGAGTTTGCGCAGGTACAAATCGTCGCCCCAGATCGTAATCGCAGCGGTTCTTCCAATGCACTGACTTTGGACTGTGCATTACGCATTACCACATTATCCAATGGCGATATTGCCGTGCAGCAAGGTACTCCGACAGATTGTGTCTATCTCGGAGTAAATGCGTTAATGCGCCCCCGGCCCGACATTGTGGTTTCCGGTATCAACGCAGGCCCGAACCTGGGGGATGATGTTATCTATTCCGGCACGGTGGCCGCCGCAATGGAAGGGCGGCATTTAGGCTTTCCTGCTCTGGCCGTGTCACTCAACGGTCATCAGCATTATGCTACGGCAGCAGCAGTCACTTGCCGTTTATTGCGTGCTTTACAACAAAAGCCGTTGCGTACCGGTAAGATACTTAATATTAATGTACCTGACTTACCCTTATCTGAAATTAAAGGTATTCGAGTCACACGTTGTGGTAGTCGCCATCCAGCAGAGCAGGTATTTTGTCAGCAGGACCCACGGGGGCAAGATCTCTATTGGATTGGGCCGCCGGGGGAGAAATTTGATGTAGCACCGGACACTGATTTTGCTGCGATTGAACAAGGTTATGTTTCTATAACACCACTTCAAGTTGATTTAACCGCCTATGCGGCGCAAGACGTGGTTGAAAACTGGTTAGCCAACATTACTGGTTAA
- a CDS encoding tRNA pseudouridine(13) synthase TruD gives MDMENLTWLHGKPKASGILKANPEDFVVVEDLGFEPDGEGEHLLIRIRKNGCNTQFVADYLARFAKLHPRLVSYAGLKDRHAVTEQWFCLHLPGKEAPDLATFELEGCEVLEAVRQKRKLRIGSLKGNAFTLVLRHITDRQDVEQRLQQIAAQGVPNYFGSQRFGRGGNNLVQARLWANNEIRVKERSKRSFYLSASRSAMFNLISSCRLAQQQATTVLTGDALQLTGRGSWFVASADELVALQQRVDAGELNVTAPLPGDGELGTQDEALAFEQSCIADQSELLALIKRERVEGARRAVLLKPQNMVWSWWDDVTLELSFWLPAGSFATSVVREIMNQDNADAADIAE, from the coding sequence ATGGACATGGAAAATCTAACCTGGCTGCACGGCAAACCCAAAGCGAGTGGCATTTTAAAAGCCAATCCCGAAGATTTTGTGGTGGTTGAGGACTTAGGCTTTGAACCTGATGGCGAAGGCGAACATTTGCTGATCCGTATTCGCAAAAATGGCTGTAATACGCAATTTGTTGCTGACTATCTGGCGCGTTTTGCCAAGCTTCATCCGCGTTTAGTGAGCTATGCGGGTTTGAAAGATCGCCACGCTGTCACAGAGCAGTGGTTCTGTTTGCACCTACCGGGCAAAGAAGCACCGGATCTCGCTACGTTCGAGCTGGAAGGGTGTGAAGTGCTGGAAGCTGTGCGGCAGAAACGTAAGCTGCGTATCGGTTCACTGAAAGGCAATGCTTTTACCCTGGTGTTGCGTCATATCACTGATCGTCAGGATGTAGAACAACGGTTGCAGCAAATTGCCGCACAGGGAGTGCCCAACTATTTTGGCAGCCAACGGTTTGGCCGTGGTGGTAATAATCTGGTGCAGGCTCGTCTGTGGGCGAATAATGAGATTCGGGTCAAAGAGCGCAGTAAACGCAGCTTTTACTTGTCCGCTAGCCGTAGTGCAATGTTCAACCTGATTAGCAGTTGCCGTCTGGCGCAACAGCAAGCAACCACGGTGCTGACAGGCGATGCTTTACAGTTAACTGGTCGTGGCAGTTGGTTTGTGGCCAGTGCTGATGAATTGGTGGCGTTACAGCAGCGTGTTGATGCGGGTGAATTGAATGTGACGGCCCCACTGCCAGGCGACGGCGAACTGGGTACGCAGGATGAAGCATTGGCTTTTGAGCAGTCATGTATAGCGGATCAAAGTGAATTACTGGCGTTGATTAAGCGTGAACGTGTTGAGGGTGCTCGCCGGGCTGTACTGCTAAAGCCACAGAATATGGTGTGGAGCTGGTGGGATGACGTAACCCTTGAACTCAGCTTCTGGCTACCCGCGGGCAGTTTTGCCACCAGTGTGGTAAGGGAAATAATGAATCAGGATAATGCCGATGCTGCGGATATTGCTGAGTAA
- a CDS encoding 2-C-methyl-D-erythritol 2,4-cyclodiphosphate synthase: protein MRIGHGFDVHKFGGAGPLIIGGVRIPYEMGLLAHSDGDVALHAATDAILGAAALGDIGKLFPDTDPAFKGADSRALLREAYRRILAKGYRLGNLDITIIAQAPKMAPHIPQMRVHLAEDLQCHMDDINVKATTTEQLGFTGRGEGIACEAVALLVKA, encoded by the coding sequence ATGCGAATTGGTCATGGTTTCGATGTTCATAAATTTGGCGGAGCTGGCCCACTTATTATCGGCGGTGTGCGTATCCCATATGAGATGGGCCTATTGGCACATTCCGACGGTGATGTCGCATTACATGCTGCTACCGATGCAATATTGGGGGCGGCTGCGTTAGGTGATATCGGCAAATTATTCCCTGATACCGATCCGGCATTTAAAGGTGCTGATAGCCGTGCTTTGCTGCGTGAAGCTTATCGCCGTATTCTGGCGAAAGGCTACCGGCTGGGTAATCTGGACATTACCATTATTGCCCAGGCACCTAAAATGGCTCCCCATATCCCGCAAATGCGCGTGCATTTGGCGGAAGACCTACAATGTCATATGGATGATATCAACGTAAAAGCTACCACCACGGAACAACTTGGTTTTACTGGCCGTGGTGAAGGTATTGCATGTGAAGCAGTGGCGCTTTTGGTTAAAGCATAA
- a CDS encoding 2-C-methyl-D-erythritol 4-phosphate cytidylyltransferase, producing the protein MSNFAVSLPDIIAVLPAAGIGSRMQADCPKQYLTVAGKTIIEHAIFSLLRHPRVQRIIVAIHPQDTQFSTLPIAQDPRITLVHGGEQRADSVMAGLQCAGQTEWVLVHDAARPCLHLDDLERLLSIIDHSHVGGILAAPVRDTMKRSEAVVQIGDHPAIAHTVGRQALWHALTPQLFPLELLKTCLARALREGAVVTDEASALEHCGYHPILVSGRSDNIKVTRPEDLALAEFYLTQRQ; encoded by the coding sequence ATGAGTAATTTTGCAGTTTCCCTTCCTGATATCATTGCGGTATTACCGGCTGCAGGTATTGGCAGCCGTATGCAGGCTGATTGCCCTAAACAGTATTTAACTGTGGCTGGCAAGACAATCATTGAACATGCTATTTTTTCTTTGCTTCGGCATCCACGTGTCCAGCGGATTATTGTGGCAATACATCCTCAGGATACGCAGTTTTCAACGTTACCTATTGCGCAGGACCCGCGGATCACGCTTGTTCACGGTGGTGAGCAGCGGGCTGATTCGGTGATGGCTGGCTTACAATGTGCAGGGCAGACTGAGTGGGTGCTGGTTCATGATGCGGCTCGTCCTTGTTTGCATCTCGATGACCTTGAAAGGTTGTTGTCGATTATCGACCATAGCCATGTCGGGGGTATTCTGGCAGCACCAGTACGTGACACCATGAAGCGCAGTGAGGCCGTTGTCCAAATTGGCGATCATCCGGCCATTGCCCATACTGTAGGTCGTCAAGCGCTGTGGCATGCCCTGACACCTCAACTTTTCCCGCTTGAGTTATTAAAAACATGCTTGGCCCGCGCCTTGCGCGAAGGGGCGGTGGTCACTGATGAAGCTTCTGCATTAGAACATTGCGGCTATCATCCGATATTAGTGTCTGGTCGTTCGGATAATATCAAAGTGACGCGCCCTGAAGATCTGGCCTTGGCCGAGTTTTATTTAACCCAACGTCAATAG
- a CDS encoding cell division protein FtsB: MGKLTLLLLILLGWLQYSLWLGKNGVHDFVRVKDDVALQEANNGKLKARNDQLFAEIDDLNGGQEAIEERARNELGMIKPGESFYRLVPDQSRRNAGIPSSSNNAQ, translated from the coding sequence ATGGGAAAACTTACACTACTATTGCTGATTTTACTTGGCTGGTTACAGTATTCACTGTGGTTGGGCAAGAATGGTGTTCATGATTTTGTTCGGGTTAAGGATGACGTGGCGCTGCAAGAGGCCAATAACGGCAAACTTAAAGCTCGGAACGATCAGCTATTTGCTGAAATTGATGATTTAAATGGTGGTCAAGAGGCTATCGAAGAACGCGCACGTAACGAACTGGGCATGATCAAGCCTGGCGAAAGTTTCTATCGTCTGGTTCCTGACCAATCCAGACGTAATGCGGGTATCCCTTCGTCGTCAAATAACGCGCAATAA